From Anomalospiza imberbis isolate Cuckoo-Finch-1a 21T00152 chromosome 6, ASM3175350v1, whole genome shotgun sequence, one genomic window encodes:
- the LOC137476256 gene encoding pepsin A-like: MKLLLLLALVGLAQGFQTRVPLRKMKSLRQRLQEQGLLESYLEQHPYNLAAKYFPGIAVEPLENYMDEEYFGTISIGTPPQEFTVVFDTGSSNLWVPSVFCSSPACRNHHRFNPAESSTFLSTNDTLFIAYGTGSMTGVLGYDIVNVAGINVRNQIFGLAETEPGDFFYYTPFDGILGLAFPSIASSGATPVFDNMIMENLVDRNLFSVYLSRDSQGGSFVLFGAIDPYYTTEGISWIPLSAETYWQITMESVSISGTPVACSSGCQAIVDTGTTLLAVPIRAFRTLMTHFGASSSGEISCEAISNLPNLIFHINGKKFPVPPRAYVLRSNGYCTLGLQGMDAPTEEGELWILGDVFIREYYVIFDRANNKVGLSRLP; this comes from the exons GGTGCCCCTGAGGAAGATGAAGTCGCTGcggcagaggctgcaggagcagggattgcTGGAGAGTTACCTGGAGCAGCATCCTTACAACCTGGCTGCCAAGTATTTCCCAGGCATTGCGGTGGAGCCCCTGGAGAACTATATGGAT GAAGAGTACTTTGGCACCATCTCCATTGGGACCCCACCCCAGGAATTCACCGTGGTCTTTGACACCGGCTCCTCCAACCTCTGGGTTCCCTCGGTCttctgctccagcccagcctgca GGAATCACCACCGCTTCAATCCTGCGGAATCCTCCACGTTCCTCAGCACCAATGACACCCTGTTTATCGCCTACGGCACGGGAAGCATGACCGGAGTCCTGGGATACGACATCGTCAAT GTTGCTGGCATCAATGTCCGCAACCAGATTTTTGGGCTGGCTGAGACAGAGCCAGGGGATTTCTTCTACTACACCCCCTTTGACGGCATCCTGGGATTGGCATTCCCAAGCATTGCCTCCTCTGGAGCCACCCCTGTCTTTGACAACATGATAATGGAAAACCTCGTGGATAGGAATCTTTTTTCTGTCTACCTGAGCAG AGATAGCCAAGGTGGGAGCTTTGTCCTCTTTGGTGCCATCGATCCCTACTACACCACCGAAGGCATCTCCTGGATCCCGCTCTCTGCTGAAACCTACTGGCAGATCACCATGGAGAG TGTCTCCATCAGCGGGACTCCGGTGGCCTGTTCCTCGGGATGCCAGGCCATCGTGGATACAGGAACCACTCTGTTGGCTGTTCCTATCCGGGCCTTCCGGACCCTCATGACACACTTTGGTGCTAGCTCCAGTGGTGAG ATCAGCTGTGAGGCCATCAGCAACCTTCCCAACCTCATCTTCCATATCAATGGCAAAAAATTCCCAGTGCCGCCCAGAGCCTACGTGTTAAGG AGTAATGGGTACTGCACCCTGGGATTGCAAGGCATGGATGCGCCCACGGAGGAGGGCGAGCTCTGGATCCTGGGGGATGTCTTTATCCGGGAGTATTACGTCATCTTCGACAGGGCCAACAACAAGGTGGGGCTGTCCCGGCTGCCCTGA
- the VWCE gene encoding von Willebrand factor C and EGF domain-containing protein isoform X3, with protein MLSPGSGKCTLPLCSFGCGGGSCIAPNLCMCPDGEQGITCPEPPGTCGEYGCDLSCNHGGCQEVARVCPVGFSMAETANGVRCTDIDECQSAACEGTCVNTEGGFACECGAGRELSADRRSCRDTDECQATPCQHRCENSVGSYRCSCRPGYHLHGNRHSCVDVDECRRPGTRRSCQHSCHNIPGSFRCSCRPGYRLSADRVSCEGYPKSILAPSPILQSLQHPPTLVLLPPGSHLLPRGSPSPLLSVAAPGTQFPPSSPTLSPEPSPHAMGAPGTSIPPSRRCWHQGISREPGSRWTEPGCQSCTCQGGQVLCDTVSCSVPCSHPLPAPAGGCCPTCTGCLHEGVARAEGDVFSPSDGNCTICVCLAGNVSCLSPECPPGSCPSPSPADCCSCNPAPLLPLFPEKCNFRGRTYAHGARFSLDGDDCTTCVCQGGEVECSFTPCPMLDCPQHQRHLGPGQCCSTCRDPPAPAGCFLDDNGVEFPVGQIWSPGDPCELCICQADGSVSCQRTDCVETCPYPIRIPGQCCPDCSAGCTYMGRIFSNNETFPSALDPCLSCICLLGSVACSPLECAIVCSYPFHPEGRCCPICEDCNYQGRKVENGQSFIPEGQPCTRCTCQLGEVSCEERPCPRSCSEPHTLPVGCCPSCPATDIRLLLQGSDLSPSSSPSSSHSPSSPPFSSQSPVPEDSPPGTPQHLRYRLAQLLLPTTHPLGPSPGIWGAGKPPLTTPSPSGYPLAPAVPPDPLCEATAPPDPTGSPEVQGSPGNEDLSAVPSDIPRFQVPGVPGTP; from the exons atgctgtccccaggcagcGGGAAGTGCACCCTGC cGCTCTGCTCCTTCGGCTGTGGTGGTGGTTCCTGCATCGCTCCCAACCTTTGCATGTGCCcggatggagagcagggaatcACCTGCCCAG AACCGCCGGGAACTTGCGGAGAGTACGGCTGCGACCTGTCCTGTAACCACGGTGGCTGCCAGGAGGTCGCCCGCGTGTGTCCTGTTGGCTTCTCCATGGCCGAGACGGCCAACGGCGTCCGCTGCACCG ACATCGATGAGTGCCAGAGCGCGGCCTGCGAGGGGACGTGCGTGAACACGGAGGGCGGCTTCGCCTGCGAGTGCGGAGCTGGCCGGGAGCTCTCTGCTGACCGCCGCAGCTGCCGGG ACACGGATGAATGCCAGGCCACGCCGTGCCAGCACCGCTGCGAGAACAGCGTGGGCAGCTACCGCTGCTCCTGCCGGCCCGGATACCACCTCCACGGGAATCGGCATTCCTGCGTGG ATGTGGATGAGTGCCGGCGGCCTGGCACGCGCCgctcctgccagcacagctgccacAACATTCCCGGCAGCTTCCGCTGCTCCTGCCGCCCCGGATACCGGCTCAGCGCGGACAGGGTGTCCTGTGAAG GGTACCCCAAATCTATCCTGGCCCCGTCGCCCATCCTGCAATCCCTGCAGCATCCACCCACCCTtgtcctgctccctcctggtTCTCACCTGCTCCCGAGGGgctccccctctcccctcctctcTGTGGCAGCTCCTGGTACCCaattccctccctcctccccaacCCTGTCCCCTGAGCCATCCCCACATGCCATGGGAGCCCCCGGAACCTCCATCCCACCATCCCGTCGTTGCTGGCACCAGGGGATCTCTCGGGAGCCTGGCAGTCGCTGGACAGAgccaggctgccagagctgcaccTGCCAG GGGGGACAAGTCCTCTGTGACACCGTGAGCTGCTCTGttccctgctcccacccgcttcctgctccagctgggggTTGCTGCCCCACCTGCACGG GGTGCCTGCACGAGGGGGTGGCCAGGGCCGAGGGCGATGTCTTCTCCCCATCCGATGGGAATTGCACCATCTGCGTCTGCTTG GCCGGGAATGtctcctgcctctccccagAATGTCCCCCAGGATCCTGCCCGAGCCCCTCTCCTGCTGACTGCTGCTCCTGCAATCCAG CACCgctccttccccttttcccagaAAAGTGCAATTTCCGGGGACGCACATATGCGCACGGAGCCCGGTTCAGCCTGGATGGGGACGACTGCACCACCTGTGTCTGCCAG ggaggagagGTGGAATGTTCCTTCACTCCCTGCCCCATGCTGGATTGTCCCCAGCACCAGCGGCACCTGGGTCCCgggcagtgctgctccacctgCCGGGACCCTCCAGCCCCTGCCG GTTGCTTCCTGGATGACAATGGCGTGGAGTTTCCCGTTGGACAGATCTGGTCTCCAGGCGATCCCTGTGAGTTATGCATCTGCCAG GCAGACGGCTCCGTGAGCTGCCAGCGCACGGATTGTGTGGAGACGTGTCCTTATCCCATCCGCATTCCCGGGCAGTGCTGCCCCGACTGCTCCGCAG GCTGCACCTACATGGGGAGGATCTTTTCCAACAACGAGACCTTCCCGTCGGCGCTGGATCCCTGCCTGAGCTGCATCTGCCTG CTGGGCTCGGTGGCCTGCTCGCCTCTGGAATGTGCCATCGTGTGCTCCTACCCCTTCCACCCCGAGGGTCGGTGCTGCCCCATCTGTGAGG ACTGCAACTACCAGGGCAGGAAGGTGGAGAACGGCCAGAGCTTCATTCCCGAGGGACAGCCCTGTACCCGCTGCACCTGCCAG CTTGGAGAggtgagctgtgaggagaggcCATGCCCCCgctcctgctctgagccccATACACTGCCTGTGGGCTGCTGCCCATCCTGCCCAG CCACAGACATccggctcctgctgcagggcagtgacctgtccccatcctcatccccatcctcatcccacTCTCCATCCTCGCCCCCATTCTCATCCCAGTCCCCAGTCCCTGAAGATTCACCCCCTGGCACCCCTCAACACCTCCGCTACCgcctggcccagctcctgcttcccACCACACACCCCCTTGGCCCCtctccagggatttggggtgctgggaAGCCCCCTCTGACCACTCCAAGTCCCTCTGGATACCCCTTGGCACCCGCTGTGCCCCCCGACCCCCTCTGTGAGGCCACAGCCCCCCCCGATCCCACGGGCAGCCCTGAGGTTCAGGGATCCCCAGGCAATGAGGATCTCTCTGCGGTGCCATCGGACATTCCCAGGTTCCAGGTGCCAGGTGTGCCTGGAACGCCgtga